The following are encoded together in the Pristis pectinata isolate sPriPec2 chromosome 31, sPriPec2.1.pri, whole genome shotgun sequence genome:
- the LOC127584904 gene encoding cAMP-dependent protein kinase catalytic subunit alpha-like isoform X4 codes for MAEDCSFVRDYLEKAREEFLLKWESPAQNTACLDDFERTKTLGTGSFGRVMLVKHKATKEHYAMKILDKQKVVKLKQIEHTLNEKRILQAVRFPFLVRLVFSFKDNTNLYMVMEYIQGGEMFSHLRRSGRFSVPFDAAVSRGFMFLLCLCQRCRPLRESEAHSRFYAAQIVLAFEYLHSLDLLYRDLKPENILIDQTGYIQVTDFGFAKRVKGRTWTLCGTPEYLAPEIILSKGYNKAVDWWALGVLIYEMSAGYPPFFADQPIQIYEKIVSGKVRFPSHFSTDLKDLLRNLLQVDLTKRFGNLRNGVNDIKNHKWFVNTDWISIYKRTEEPPFKPKMKGPGDTSNFDEYEEEPIRISLTEKYSKEFAEF; via the exons AACACGGCATGTTTGGATGACTTTGAAAGAACAAAAACGCTTGGTACAGGGTCCTTTGGCAGAGTGATGTTGGTGAAACACAAAGCTACAAAGGAGCACTATGCAATGAAGATACTGGACAAACAGAAG GTGGTCAAACTGAAACAGATCGAGCACACGCTCAATGAGAAAAGGATTCTTCAAGCTGTCAGGTTCCCTTTTCTGGTGCGGCTAGTATTTTCGTTCAAG gATAACACTAATTTGTATATGGTGATGGAATATATTCAGGGCGGCGAGATGTTTTCACATTTAAGGAGGAGCGGGAGGTTCAG TGTTCCATTTGATGCTGCTGTCTCTCGTGGTTTCATGTTTCTTCTCTGCCTTTGCCAGAGGTGCCGTCCtttaagggagag TGAAGCTCACTCACGATTTTATGCAGCACAGATTGTCCTCGCCTTCGAATACCTTCACTCGCTAGATCTCCTGTACAGAGACCTGAAACCGGAAAACATACTGATTGACCAAACCGGCTACATCCAG GTGACGGATTTTGGCTTTGCTAAGAGAGTAAAGGGCAGAACTTGGACACTGTGCGGAACTCCTGAATATCTAGCTCCTGAGATCATCCTTAGCAAG GGTTATAACAAAGCTGTGGATTGGTGGGCGCTGGGGGTCCTAATCTATGAAATGTCTGCTGGGTATCCTCCATTTTTTGCAGACCAGCCCATTCAGATTTATGAGAAAATAGTCTCTGGAAAG GTGCGGTTTCCGTCACATTTCAGTACAGACTTGAAGGATCTGCTCCGGAACCTGCTGCAGGTGGACCTGACCAAACGGTTTGGTAATCTCCGAAATGGTGTCAACGACATCAAAAACCATAAGTGGTTCGTCAACACAGACTGGATCTCTATCTACAAAAGAACG GAGGAACCTCCATTTAAACCCAAGATGAAAGGCCCAGGAGACACCAGCAACTTTGATGAGTATGAAGAGGAGCCAATCCGCATATCTCTCACAGAGAAATATTCTAAAGAATTTGCTGAGTTCTAG